The Micromonospora sp. NBC_00421 genome contains a region encoding:
- a CDS encoding glycerophosphodiester phosphodiesterase, with protein sequence MRRTLSALGVAGALLAVAVAVPVAVPGAASAREDDADRADRATHRPVVIGHRGASGYRPEHTLEAYRLAIRLGADYIEPDLVSTRDRVLVARHENEISGTTDVAARPEFAARKATKTIDGVPVTGWFTEDFTLAELKTLRAKERLPQVRVANTAFDGRFEVPTFQEVLDLARAESKARGRTIGVYPETKHPSYFASIGLPLEEPLVAVLRRNRLTHRDDPVFIQSFETANLRKLDRMTDVPLVQLLDATGRPYDFTVAGDPRTYQDLATAAGLRGIAGYADGVGLNKNLIVPRDATGKLLAPTTVIRDAHRHRLVVHAWTFRAENQFLPVDFRIGTDPNARGDITAEYELFLGLGLDGVFADQPDTAVAARAGLPTR encoded by the coding sequence TTGCGACGTACCCTTTCCGCTCTCGGGGTGGCCGGCGCGCTGCTCGCCGTGGCCGTCGCCGTTCCGGTGGCCGTGCCCGGCGCGGCCTCGGCCCGCGAGGACGACGCGGACCGTGCCGACCGGGCCACCCACCGGCCCGTGGTGATCGGCCACCGGGGGGCCAGCGGTTACCGCCCGGAGCACACCCTGGAGGCGTACCGGCTGGCGATCCGGCTGGGTGCCGACTACATCGAGCCCGACCTGGTCTCCACCCGGGACCGGGTGCTCGTCGCCCGGCACGAGAACGAGATCTCCGGTACGACCGACGTGGCGGCCCGCCCGGAGTTCGCCGCCCGCAAGGCCACGAAGACCATCGACGGGGTGCCGGTCACCGGCTGGTTCACCGAGGACTTCACACTGGCCGAGCTGAAGACGCTGCGGGCCAAGGAGCGGCTGCCGCAGGTACGGGTGGCGAACACCGCCTTCGACGGCCGGTTCGAGGTGCCCACCTTCCAGGAGGTGCTGGACCTGGCCCGCGCCGAGTCGAAGGCCCGGGGCCGCACCATCGGCGTCTACCCGGAGACCAAGCATCCGAGCTACTTCGCCTCGATCGGGCTGCCGCTGGAGGAGCCCCTGGTCGCGGTGCTGCGCCGCAACAGGCTGACCCACCGCGACGACCCGGTCTTCATCCAGTCCTTCGAGACCGCCAACCTGCGCAAGCTCGACCGGATGACCGACGTGCCACTGGTCCAGCTCCTCGACGCCACCGGCCGGCCCTACGACTTCACCGTCGCCGGTGACCCTCGCACCTACCAGGACCTGGCGACCGCCGCCGGCCTGCGCGGGATCGCCGGGTACGCCGACGGGGTCGGGCTGAACAAGAACCTGATCGTCCCCCGGGACGCCACCGGCAAGCTGCTCGCCCCGACCACGGTGATCCGCGACGCGCACCGGCACCGGCTGGTGGTGCACGCCTGGACGTTCCGCGCCGAGAACCAGTTCCTCCCGGTCGACTTCCGGATCGGCACCGACCCGAACGCCCGGGGCGACATCACCGCCGAGTACGAACTCTTCCTCGGCCTCGGCCTGGACGGCGTCTTCGCCGACCAGCCCGACACCGCCGTCGCCGCCCGCGCCGGCCTCCCCACCCGCTGA
- a CDS encoding DUF6817 domain-containing protein: MGTDDGVRGWLRRHGAEQIAHPGGTLYAHLCRVGDRLAALGCAHDVQAAGLAHAAYGTDGFDLALLDRADRAVLRDLVGSEAEEIVYLYGACDRKRSWRKLAETGQVFDRFTGQVSTPDTARLRSFTDLSIVNELDVVEQDPTVAARHGAYLRELFASWTPLASAQVSRDAQRVLGW; this comes from the coding sequence ATGGGGACCGACGACGGGGTGCGGGGCTGGCTCCGCCGGCACGGCGCCGAGCAGATCGCGCATCCCGGCGGCACCCTCTACGCCCACCTGTGCCGGGTCGGCGACCGGCTCGCCGCGCTCGGCTGCGCCCATGACGTGCAGGCCGCCGGCCTGGCCCACGCCGCCTACGGCACCGACGGCTTCGACCTCGCACTGCTCGACCGGGCCGACCGTGCGGTGCTGCGGGACCTCGTAGGTTCCGAGGCCGAGGAGATCGTCTATCTGTACGGCGCCTGCGACCGCAAGCGCAGCTGGCGGAAACTGGCAGAAACCGGCCAGGTGTTCGACCGCTTCACCGGGCAGGTGAGCACGCCGGACACGGCGCGGCTCAGGTCGTTCACGGACCTGAGCATCGTCAACGAACTGGATGTCGTCGAGCAGGATCCGACCGTGGCGGCACGGCACGGCGCGTACCTCCGGGAGCTGTTCGCCTCCTGGACCCCCCTCGCCTCCGCGCAGGTCAGCCGCGACGCGCAGCGGGTCCTGGGGTGGTGA
- the coaD gene encoding pantetheine-phosphate adenylyltransferase: MRAVYPGSFDPFTPGHLDVVDRARALFDEVVVLVAMNSSKNPDVDEGERAAAVRAGLPAGWSSVTVVAWRGLTSAYCLGHGVGVIVRGVRNTTDLQAECRLAAMNQSLGVPTVFLPAQPELAAMSSTAVRTLGRLPPRWA, from the coding sequence GTGCGCGCCGTCTATCCCGGCAGCTTCGACCCCTTCACCCCCGGGCATCTGGACGTGGTGGACCGGGCCCGCGCCCTCTTCGACGAGGTGGTCGTACTCGTCGCGATGAACAGCAGCAAGAATCCGGACGTCGACGAAGGGGAGCGGGCCGCCGCCGTCCGGGCCGGTCTGCCGGCCGGATGGTCCTCCGTCACCGTCGTCGCCTGGCGCGGTCTGACCTCCGCCTACTGCCTCGGCCACGGGGTGGGGGTGATCGTCCGGGGCGTGCGGAACACCACCGACCTTCAGGCCGAATGCCGGCTCGCCGCGATGAACCAGTCGCTGGGCGTCCCCACGGTGTTCCTGCCCGCCCAGCCCGAACTGGCGGCGATGTCGTCGACCGCCGTACGCACGCTGGGCAGACTGCCACCGCGCTGGGCGTAA
- a CDS encoding GntR family transcriptional regulator has protein sequence MPTAEAPYRQIANELTAKIKSGELKPGDKLPSTRELAEAYQVHMNTASRALSLLHDRELITGQPGRGTYVAQTSTR, from the coding sequence ATGCCCACAGCTGAAGCCCCATACCGCCAGATCGCCAATGAACTCACCGCGAAGATCAAGAGCGGTGAACTCAAACCCGGCGACAAACTGCCGTCCACCCGCGAGCTTGCCGAGGCGTACCAGGTGCACATGAACACCGCCTCGCGCGCGCTCTCACTGCTGCACGACCGCGAGCTGATCACCGGTCAGCCCGGCCGTGGCACCTACGTCGCCCAGACCTCGACGCGGTAA
- a CDS encoding DivIVA domain-containing protein produces the protein MRILLSLFRSLWPGRPGRSPWPGRSGNCLWRRRAERRRPQRPPNGGWYRSEVCRPLTARQVQERQFGLVKRGLDPVEVDAFLHRVAADLAKTRRDLAIVREENQRIKSALRSWRTHFTSDVRW, from the coding sequence ATGCGCATCCTGCTGTCCCTGTTCCGCAGCCTCTGGCCCGGCCGTCCGGGCCGCAGTCCCTGGCCAGGCCGTTCGGGCAACTGCCTCTGGCGTCGCCGGGCGGAACGACGTCGGCCGCAGCGCCCGCCCAACGGTGGGTGGTACCGCTCGGAGGTGTGTCGGCCGCTGACCGCCCGGCAGGTCCAGGAACGACAGTTCGGCCTGGTCAAGCGGGGACTCGACCCGGTGGAAGTGGACGCCTTCCTGCACCGGGTGGCCGCCGACCTGGCGAAGACCCGGCGTGATCTGGCCATCGTCCGGGAGGAAAACCAGCGGATCAAGAGCGCCCTGCGCTCCTGGCGCACCCACTTCACCTCGGACGTGCGCTGGTGA
- a CDS encoding substrate-binding domain-containing protein: MTVRHTRRAFLSAATMMAAALAATACGSPQDTASGGGDSAAPVKVGLVYSQSGALASYGKQYVEGFKAGLDFATRGTGRVGDRTVELTEVDDAGDPAKAVSAAKDLIGKGTKIIAGSTASGVALQVAPIAAQNKVLFISGPAATDAVTGANRYTFRSGRQSYQDVVTAKSFIGDPTGKKVVVFAQDGAFGDANEAAVKAVIGGAGATVSSVRAPASASEFTPFASQIKAARPDLLFVAWAGTTAPAMWQTLDQQGVLASTTVVTGLDIRASWPTFGAAGSKISFLSHYFDGASDTEAAKAAKAKIPGGTLDLFHPDGFAAAQMVVRAAQEGGDDVDKMVTALEGWTFDGVKGPMTIRADDHALLQPMYQAKLTGSGTAFTAAAQKTLTGDETAPPVTPMKG, encoded by the coding sequence ATGACGGTCCGGCACACCCGGCGGGCGTTCCTCTCCGCCGCCACGATGATGGCCGCGGCGCTCGCCGCCACCGCCTGCGGCAGCCCGCAGGACACCGCCTCCGGCGGCGGTGACTCGGCCGCCCCGGTCAAGGTCGGCCTGGTCTACTCCCAGTCCGGTGCCCTGGCCAGCTACGGAAAGCAGTACGTCGAGGGTTTCAAGGCGGGCCTCGACTTCGCCACCAGGGGCACCGGCAGGGTCGGTGACCGCACCGTCGAGCTGACCGAGGTCGACGACGCCGGTGACCCGGCCAAGGCGGTCTCCGCCGCCAAGGATCTGATCGGCAAGGGCACGAAGATCATCGCCGGGTCGACGGCGTCCGGGGTGGCGCTCCAGGTCGCCCCGATCGCCGCCCAGAACAAGGTCCTGTTCATCTCCGGCCCGGCCGCCACCGACGCGGTCACCGGCGCCAACAGGTACACGTTCCGCTCCGGCCGGCAGTCCTACCAGGACGTGGTGACCGCTAAGTCGTTCATCGGCGACCCGACCGGCAAGAAGGTCGTCGTGTTCGCCCAGGACGGCGCGTTCGGCGACGCCAACGAGGCCGCCGTCAAGGCGGTCATCGGTGGGGCGGGCGCCACCGTCAGCAGCGTCCGGGCCCCGGCCAGCGCCAGCGAGTTCACCCCGTTCGCCAGCCAGATCAAGGCCGCCAGGCCGGACCTGCTCTTCGTCGCCTGGGCGGGCACCACCGCACCGGCCATGTGGCAGACCCTCGACCAGCAGGGCGTGCTCGCCTCCACCACGGTCGTCACCGGGCTGGACATCCGCGCCTCCTGGCCGACCTTCGGCGCGGCCGGCAGCAAGATCTCGTTCCTGTCGCACTACTTCGACGGGGCCAGCGACACCGAGGCCGCCAAGGCCGCCAAGGCGAAGATCCCCGGCGGGACGCTCGACCTGTTCCACCCCGACGGTTTCGCCGCCGCGCAGATGGTCGTCCGGGCCGCCCAGGAGGGTGGGGACGACGTCGACAAGATGGTCACCGCCCTCGAAGGCTGGACGTTCGACGGGGTGAAGGGCCCGATGACCATCCGCGCCGACGACCACGCCCTGCTCCAGCCGATGTACCAGGCCAAGCTCACCGGCAGCGGCACCGCGTTCACCGCCGCCGCGCAGAAGACCCTGACCGGGGACGAGACCGCGCCGCCGGTCACCCCGATGAAGGGCTGA
- a CDS encoding ABC transporter ATP-binding protein has product MLATRGLTWRIGEVAIVDDVHLDLAPGEFLGVIGPNGAGKTSLFNLITGLRQPTGGRVLLDGEDVTALPPHRRARRGLGRTFQASSVFGSLTVRENVRLAVQAYRGGSMKLWRRAAADREVAAAADAALDRVGLHHRGTALAGTLAHGEKRKLEIALLLAGEPRVMLLDEPMAGVSAENVPELVDVIRSLTGDSGRSVLMVEHHMDVILELADRIAVMHHGALLACDTPQTVMANATVQAAYLGESL; this is encoded by the coding sequence GTGCTCGCCACCCGTGGTCTGACCTGGCGGATCGGTGAGGTCGCCATCGTCGACGACGTACACCTCGACCTGGCACCCGGGGAGTTCCTGGGCGTGATCGGGCCGAACGGCGCCGGCAAGACCTCCCTGTTCAACCTGATCACCGGCCTACGCCAGCCGACCGGCGGCCGGGTCCTGCTCGACGGCGAGGACGTCACCGCACTCCCACCGCACCGACGCGCCCGGCGCGGTCTGGGCCGTACCTTCCAGGCGTCCTCGGTCTTCGGGTCGCTCACCGTGCGGGAGAACGTCCGGCTGGCCGTACAGGCGTACCGGGGTGGCTCGATGAAGCTGTGGCGGCGGGCGGCGGCCGACCGGGAGGTGGCCGCCGCCGCCGACGCGGCGCTCGACCGGGTCGGCCTGCACCACCGGGGTACGGCGCTGGCCGGCACCCTGGCCCACGGCGAGAAACGCAAGCTGGAGATCGCCCTGCTGCTCGCCGGGGAACCCCGGGTGATGCTGCTCGACGAGCCGATGGCCGGGGTCAGCGCCGAGAACGTCCCCGAACTGGTGGACGTGATCAGGTCGCTGACCGGCGACAGTGGCCGGTCGGTGCTGATGGTGGAGCACCACATGGACGTGATCCTGGAACTGGCCGACCGGATCGCCGTGATGCACCACGGCGCACTGCTCGCCTGCGACACCCCGCAGACCGTGATGGCCAACGCCACCGTCCAGGCGGCCTACCTGGGGGAGTCCCTGTGA
- a CDS encoding ABC transporter ATP-binding protein, translated as MTSVLRVEGLSVRIAGLHILQGVSFTVAPTGVTVLLGRNGVGKTTTLRAVLGLTPRGGEVRGTVRTGQRSLLGRPTHRLVRDGLGYVPEDRDVFAGLTVAENLRLAERRGTTPAYDRVFALFPELDRRGRQRAGSLSGGQQQMLAIGRVLLNDNRLLLVDEPTKGLAPKVVTEVAEVLERVAETVPVLLVEQNLAVVRRLATDAVVLAAGRVAWAGDASELLRETELTRSLLGVGSGGHGPSETRVHQ; from the coding sequence GTGACGTCGGTGCTGAGGGTGGAGGGGTTGTCGGTGCGGATCGCCGGGCTGCACATCCTCCAGGGGGTGTCGTTCACCGTCGCGCCGACCGGGGTGACAGTGCTGCTCGGGCGCAACGGCGTCGGCAAGACCACCACGTTGCGCGCGGTCCTCGGGCTCACCCCCCGGGGCGGCGAGGTGCGCGGCACCGTCCGGACGGGCCAGCGGAGCCTGCTCGGGCGGCCCACCCACCGGCTGGTCCGCGACGGGCTCGGCTACGTGCCGGAGGACCGGGACGTCTTCGCCGGCCTCACCGTCGCCGAGAACCTGCGGCTCGCCGAACGACGCGGCACCACGCCCGCGTACGACCGGGTGTTCGCGCTCTTTCCGGAGCTGGACCGGCGCGGACGGCAACGGGCCGGTTCGCTCTCCGGCGGGCAGCAGCAGATGCTCGCCATCGGCCGGGTGCTGCTCAACGACAACCGGCTGCTGCTCGTCGACGAGCCGACCAAGGGGTTGGCGCCGAAGGTGGTGACCGAGGTGGCCGAGGTGCTGGAACGGGTCGCCGAGACCGTGCCGGTGCTGCTTGTGGAGCAGAACCTGGCGGTGGTGCGCCGGCTGGCCACCGACGCCGTGGTGCTCGCCGCCGGCCGGGTGGCCTGGGCCGGGGACGCGTCGGAACTGCTGCGGGAGACCGAGCTGACCCGCTCCCTGCTCGGCGTCGGCTCCGGCGGCCACGGCCCGAGTGAGACAAGGGTGCACCAGTGA
- a CDS encoding branched-chain amino acid ABC transporter permease produces MSDIVLLTLTGLGLAALYFLVASGLSLVFGLADVLNFAHGLFLGVGAYATWWAAGNLPGAGPDGLGFVLAVAFGVAAGVLVAVLVELVLIRPLYSRTIEQVLVTVGLSLAGVALLQATWGADARPFPRPAWTRQVTTVLGANVPNGGLLLIVAAVLVLGALLAFLRWTRYGLIIRAGVENREMVTALGIDVRKAFTLVFAIGGAAAALAGALGSTYYGTVSPGQGGSLLIFAFIVVVIGGMGSVVGSAYAAVVVGLLQQFVNYYGPSGLGDICVVGLLAVVLLLRPQGFAGKVAHA; encoded by the coding sequence GTGAGCGACATCGTGCTGCTGACGTTGACCGGGCTGGGCCTGGCGGCGCTGTACTTCCTGGTCGCCTCGGGGCTCTCCCTGGTCTTCGGGCTGGCCGACGTGCTGAACTTCGCGCACGGGCTGTTCCTCGGCGTCGGCGCGTACGCCACCTGGTGGGCGGCTGGGAACCTGCCCGGCGCCGGCCCCGACGGCCTCGGATTCGTGCTGGCGGTGGCCTTCGGGGTGGCCGCCGGGGTGCTGGTCGCGGTGCTCGTGGAGCTGGTGCTGATCCGACCGCTCTACTCCCGCACCATCGAACAGGTGCTCGTCACCGTCGGCCTGTCGCTGGCCGGGGTGGCGCTGCTCCAGGCCACCTGGGGTGCGGACGCCCGGCCGTTCCCCCGGCCGGCGTGGACCCGGCAGGTCACCACGGTCCTCGGGGCGAACGTGCCCAACGGCGGGCTGCTGCTGATCGTGGCGGCCGTGCTGGTGCTCGGCGCGCTGCTGGCCTTCCTCCGCTGGACCCGGTACGGCCTGATCATCCGGGCCGGGGTGGAGAACCGGGAGATGGTCACCGCGCTCGGCATCGACGTGCGCAAGGCGTTCACCCTGGTCTTCGCGATCGGTGGGGCCGCCGCCGCACTGGCCGGGGCGCTCGGCAGCACCTACTACGGCACCGTCTCACCCGGTCAGGGCGGCTCGCTGCTGATCTTCGCGTTCATCGTGGTGGTGATCGGCGGCATGGGCTCGGTGGTCGGGTCCGCGTACGCGGCCGTCGTGGTGGGGCTGCTGCAACAGTTCGTCAACTACTACGGCCCGTCCGGGCTCGGCGACATCTGCGTGGTCGGGCTGCTCGCCGTGGTGCTGCTGCTGCGTCCGCAGGGCTTCGCCGGGAAGGTGGCACACGCATGA
- a CDS encoding branched-chain amino acid ABC transporter permease — protein sequence MSDSMVDAPPAAVPAELTPPRSRWHGVRPFLPLGALGVAAIVPYSTVHLPGLFEGPLNSPGTLQLLAICLVFGGLAAGYDLLFGRTGMLSFGHALYFAAGVYGTDVLVTHAGLALWQAALLTVVGATTLAGLLGAIALRTVGIAFAMVTLAFAQVGAILVTRDFWGFTGGEEGLPLDVSGLPAALVGVTNTVNLYWLALAYLAVVVLVVHRVSGSPTGRVLAGLRDDERRIGVLGLDPYRFKLVAFTLAGGLASAGGVVYCLIVGGASPHVTTSELTLSLLVMVVLGGPGTRWGPVLGGIVYMYLDHRLTAFGSSAAVDALPGVLSAPLSQPLFVLGTVFILAVYFFPGGLASLAPRLAPLTRPLRPSPRSPR from the coding sequence ATGAGCGACTCGATGGTCGACGCACCACCGGCCGCCGTACCGGCCGAGCTGACCCCGCCCCGGTCCCGCTGGCACGGGGTGCGGCCGTTCCTGCCGCTGGGGGCGCTGGGCGTGGCGGCGATCGTGCCGTACTCGACCGTGCACCTGCCGGGGCTCTTCGAGGGGCCGCTGAACTCGCCGGGCACCCTGCAACTGCTCGCCATCTGCCTGGTCTTCGGCGGTCTCGCCGCCGGCTACGACCTGCTGTTCGGGCGGACCGGGATGCTCTCCTTCGGCCACGCCCTCTACTTCGCCGCCGGGGTGTACGGCACCGACGTGCTTGTCACCCACGCCGGGCTGGCCCTGTGGCAGGCGGCGCTGCTCACCGTGGTCGGCGCGACCACCCTCGCCGGGCTGCTCGGCGCGATCGCGCTGCGTACGGTCGGCATCGCCTTCGCCATGGTGACGCTGGCCTTCGCCCAGGTCGGCGCGATCCTGGTGACCAGGGACTTCTGGGGCTTCACCGGCGGCGAGGAGGGGTTGCCGCTCGACGTCTCCGGGCTGCCGGCGGCCCTGGTCGGGGTGACCAACACGGTCAACCTGTACTGGCTGGCGCTGGCCTACCTGGCGGTCGTGGTGCTGGTGGTGCACCGGGTCAGCGGCTCGCCGACCGGCCGGGTGCTGGCCGGGCTGCGCGACGACGAACGGCGGATCGGGGTGCTCGGGCTCGACCCGTACCGGTTCAAGCTGGTCGCGTTCACCCTGGCCGGTGGGCTGGCCTCGGCCGGCGGGGTGGTGTACTGCCTGATCGTCGGCGGGGCCAGCCCACACGTCACCACCTCCGAGCTGACCCTGTCGCTGCTGGTCATGGTGGTGCTCGGCGGCCCGGGTACGCGCTGGGGGCCGGTCCTCGGCGGCATCGTCTACATGTACCTCGACCACCGGCTCACCGCGTTCGGCAGCAGCGCCGCCGTGGACGCCCTGCCCGGCGTGCTGAGCGCCCCGCTGAGTCAGCCGCTGTTCGTCCTCGGCACCGTCTTCATCCTGGCCGTCTACTTCTTCCCCGGCGGCCTGGCCAGCCTCGCCCCCCGCCTCGCCCCCCTAACCCGACCCCTCCGCCCCTCCCCCCGCTCCCCCCGCTAG
- a CDS encoding helix-turn-helix domain-containing protein: MGSTEVSPQMAFARFVRRAIDDARDERGWTVSDLAAHTGVGRSTVFRWLAGDWQDYPELAKVRGFCAALDLPVAAAFRALGLPDSGPVPRRRADDGPVEADIRVILDRLADPSVPAEEKHHIRDLLRYLARRPVRRAG; this comes from the coding sequence ATGGGTTCGACAGAGGTTTCCCCACAGATGGCGTTCGCGCGTTTCGTGCGGCGGGCCATCGACGACGCCCGTGACGAGCGGGGTTGGACGGTGAGCGACCTCGCGGCCCACACAGGTGTCGGCCGGTCCACAGTCTTCCGTTGGCTCGCCGGTGACTGGCAGGACTACCCCGAGCTGGCCAAGGTGCGCGGCTTCTGCGCCGCCCTCGACCTGCCGGTCGCGGCGGCCTTCCGGGCGCTCGGCCTGCCCGACTCGGGGCCGGTGCCCCGCCGACGCGCCGACGACGGCCCGGTGGAGGCGGACATCAGGGTGATCCTCGACCGGCTGGCCGACCCGTCGGTGCCCGCCGAGGAGAAGCACCACATCCGCGATCTGCTCCGCTACCTGGCCCGCCGCCCGGTCCGCCGGGCCGGCTGA
- a CDS encoding class I SAM-dependent methyltransferase: MPESLDAALTEVRALLLDPALTRAVAAGRRRGQRPSVVRAELRPVALKAGTRLQISTSDGVRPYTRNVVPGADADAAVDALLAEPFGNWHVETAVATLQLRVTKSGEAQVHRAAASRPAAEPERHDRAKEYLLDPGDPIFATIGGNAAKRRQVDAFLRALAATLPDELTGRLRVVDLGCGNAYLTFAAYRYLTGRGLDVELVGVDVREDQRQRNGELAERLGWADRVSFVAGTIADAVVEPAPDLVLALHACDTATDEALARAVRWDARWILAAPCCHHDLAAQLRARPTPAPYELLTRQGILRERFADVLTDALRAGLLRAHGYRAEVVEFVDSRHTPRNLLIRARRTGTGTDANTGTGTGTGGRAERAPGGPGGDGPQAEYRQLVDQWQVTPRLATLLDDRPTPTGGA; encoded by the coding sequence ATGCCGGAATCGCTCGACGCCGCCCTGACCGAGGTACGGGCGTTGCTGCTCGACCCCGCGCTGACCCGCGCCGTCGCCGCCGGCCGACGCAGGGGGCAGCGTCCCTCCGTGGTACGCGCCGAACTACGCCCGGTCGCCCTCAAGGCCGGCACCAGGCTACAGATCTCCACGTCCGACGGCGTCCGGCCGTACACCCGGAACGTGGTGCCGGGCGCGGACGCCGACGCGGCGGTCGACGCGCTGCTCGCCGAGCCGTTCGGCAACTGGCACGTGGAGACCGCGGTGGCGACCCTCCAGCTACGGGTGACCAAGTCCGGCGAGGCACAGGTACACCGGGCGGCGGCCAGCCGTCCGGCGGCCGAGCCGGAGCGCCACGACCGGGCCAAGGAGTACCTGCTCGACCCGGGGGACCCGATCTTCGCGACGATCGGCGGCAACGCCGCCAAGCGGCGGCAGGTGGACGCCTTCCTGCGCGCGCTGGCCGCCACCCTTCCCGACGAGCTCACCGGACGGCTGCGCGTGGTCGACCTGGGCTGCGGCAACGCCTACCTGACCTTCGCCGCCTACCGGTACCTGACCGGTCGGGGGCTGGACGTGGAGCTGGTCGGGGTGGACGTCCGAGAGGACCAACGGCAGCGCAACGGCGAGCTGGCCGAACGCCTCGGCTGGGCCGACCGGGTCTCCTTCGTGGCCGGCACCATCGCCGACGCGGTGGTGGAGCCCGCCCCCGACCTGGTGCTCGCGCTGCACGCCTGCGACACCGCCACCGACGAGGCGCTGGCCCGGGCGGTGCGCTGGGACGCCCGGTGGATCCTCGCCGCGCCGTGCTGCCACCACGACCTCGCGGCGCAGCTACGCGCCCGGCCGACGCCGGCACCGTACGAGTTGCTGACCCGGCAGGGCATCCTGCGGGAACGCTTCGCCGACGTGCTCACCGACGCGCTGCGGGCCGGGCTGCTGCGGGCGCACGGCTACCGGGCCGAGGTGGTCGAGTTCGTCGACTCCCGGCACACCCCCCGGAATCTGCTGATCCGGGCCCGCCGCACCGGCACCGGCACCGACGCCAACACAGGCACCGGCACAGGCACCGGCGGCCGCGCGGAGCGGGCACCTGGCGGGCCGGGCGGCGACGGGCCGCAGGCCGAATACCGACAGCTGGTCGACCAGTGGCAGGTGACCCCACGGCTGGCCACCCTGCTCGACGACCGTCCCACGCCGACCGGCGGTGCCTGA